The DNA region TGCGAGTTCAGGGTTCCGGTTGAAAACTGTAATTACCGTTCAGTATCACCATGCAAGGGGAAAGATATGCGAGCGTTTCGAGGCCTGCTGTTGTCAGTGGTATTCGTGTTCAGTCAGTCAGCTTTTTCACACGACATCGTTGGTGGGGTGGAAGCAGCACCCGGTGAATTCCCTTGGATCGTTTCACTCCTGGATAAAGACGGCAAAGCTTATTGTGGTGGCAGCTTGATCGCAAAAAAATGGGTTTTAACCGCCGCCCATTGTATGAAGTATGCTCCCGCGAAAATTTTGGTGGGACTGTATCAGATGTCACAAATGGAGGGGGCTGAAATTCATACGGCTGCCCGGATTATCAATCATCCTAAAAAAGGCTACTTTTCCAATGATTATGATTTCTCACTGATTGAGCTTGCTGCGGAATCGGCGATCGCGCCGGTAGAGCTGAACACTCAGGAAATTCAAATCCCCACTGAGCCCACAGCGCCAGCAGTGATGACAACAGTGGCGGGCTGGGGAACGCTGACCTCGAATGGGGCTGTTCCGGATATTTTAAATAAAGTCGATGTGCCTTTGGTTCCTCAGGAGAGTTGCAACAAGGTGTATTCCCCGTTTGGATTTGAAGTTACCGACCGGATGCTTTGTGCAGGTTTGGAAGCCGGTGGCAAAGATTCGTGTCAGGGTGACAGCGGTGGTCCGATGATTTTAAAAACGACTGAAAAAACATTATTGGCAGGAATCGTAAGTTGGGGAATGGGATGTGCTGAGCCCAATTACCCAGGTGTTTATGCCAAAGTGAACGCGGTGACTGATTGGATTAATCAAACAATGGCCGGGGAGGTGCCTGCTCCTATACCTTAGTCCAGAAAGCTGGACCAAGACACAGATTATACCCAAATTGGAACTAGCCTTTGGCACGACTTGAAAAACAAATAACAATGTCTAAGCACATTCATTTTTGAAGGATTCAAAAAGAGAGGGACACGGACATGAAAGTTTTAAACTACCTATTAATCACAGGTCTAGTATTTACAGGTGCAGTTTCCACAGCAGCGCAAAAAGTTGGCGCTAAAATCGTGGGTGGCGTTGAGGCGTCTGTTGGTGAGTTTCCATATATGGTATCTCTACAAGGTAACTACGGCGGTCACTTTTGCGGTGGTTCATTGATTAAGCCAAACTGGGTTTTGACAGCAGCTCACTGTGTAAAAGGTGGTACTGTTAAAGCTGTTAAAATCGGTCTTCACAGTCAAAAAGACACTGCAGGTGTTGAGTCTTTCGCTCCAGTTAAAATCGTGGCTAACGCTGGCTACCCAGGTGGCGGCACAGACTACGACTACGCGTTGATCCAACTTGATGGCAACTCCACATTCACTCCAATCGAATTGAACACGACTGAAATCGTTATTCCTGAAGACGGTACTGAAATCATGTCCACAACTGCTGGTTGGGGCGCGACTAAAGAAGGTGCTTACGGTCTTCCAGACAAATTGCAAAAAGTTGACGTTCCATTGGTTTCTCAAGCAGCTTGCTCTAAGTCCTATTCTGGTAAAATCACAGATCGTATGATCTGCGCTGGTTACACTCAAGGCGGCAAAGACTCTTGCCAAGGCGATTCTGGCGGTCCATTGGTGGCTAAAGCGGACGACGGCCAAACTTACCTGATCGGTGTAGTGAGCTGGGGTAAAGGCTGTGCACGTGCCGGTTACCCAGGCGTTTATGCCAAAGTCAATGCAGCAATTGACTGGATTAACCAGACTATCGCTGAATAAAACCGAGCTTTTAGCTTAAAACTTAGATCCCGTGGCTTAAAAACCACGGGATTTTTTATTGCCAAATCGTGCCATCGAGCGGGACTTGCTTTTCCATTAAAAAAGAGTAAATCCATTAACAGTATGCAAAATAAAGAATTTGATATCTTAGTAGTTGGTGCCGGCATCATCGGAACTTCCGTAGGTGCAGAGCTTGCTCGTCGTGGCGCAAAAGTTTGTGTAATCGATAAAGGTTCAGTGGGCCGTGGTTGCTCGTATGGGAATGCAGGTTGGATGACTCCTTGCTTTTCTATGCCGCTTCCAATGCCAGGTATGTTCCTGAAATCCATGAAGTGGTTGGCGAATCCGAACAGCCCCCTTCATATCAAACCGTCCTTGTCGTTGGATCTGGCTGCATGGCTGTTCCACTTCATGAAGGCGATGAATGAAAAGCAAGCGCGTCGCGCAGTCGAAGGCTTGGTTGTTCTTTCCCAAAAATCTTTGGAAGAGTACGCAAAACTTGGTCAGAAGTACCCAAAAACCCGCTTTGAACAAAAAGGCCTTTTGATGGTTTCCCGCACTAAAGAGGGTGTGGCGGCAGCTGTTGAGGAACTTGAATACGTTCGTGGCGTTGGTGTGACTGGCAAACAAATGACTGGCGAAGAAATTATGAATTTCGAACCAGCGTTCCGTCCGCCAATGTTGGGTGGTGTGTACTTTGATCAGGAAGCTATGGCTGAGCCATTCCAAGTGGTTCAGGCAATGGCCGAAGAAATTCGCGCTAACGGCGGCGAGATCATTGAAAACTGTGAGTTGATGGATCTTGAAATCCAAGGTGGTAAAGTCACCAAGGCCCTTACTTCCAAAGGTGAATTCAAATTCAAGGAAATCGTTGTGGCGACAGGCAGCTGGTCTAAGGATCTTGCGAAGTTGTTGCAGCTTAGAATTCCGATTTTGGGTGGTAAAGGTTATGCCTTGATCGTTCCAAAACTTGAAAAACAACCAAAGTATCCAATCATGTTCGTCGAGAAAAAAATCGCGATCACTCCGCGCGAAAACACTTTGCGTATCGCGGGAACTTTGGAGCTTGTGGATCAAGATTTCTCCATTACAGAACGTCGTGTGAACAATATCAAAAAAGGTGCATCTGAGTTGTTGTATCTTCCAGAGCAACTGGAAGTTCAGGAGCTGTGGGCGGGACTTCGTCCTTGTACACCGGATGGCGTGCCTTTGATCGGTTACCACAATAAGATCTCCAACTTGATGTTGGCAGTGGGTCACCAGATGCTGGGTCTTCAATCCGGCGCTGGTACAGGCTTGATGGTGGCGGACCTTATCGATAAGAAGAAAACTTTCGTCGATGTGGAAACCTTCGCACCGAACAGATTCTAAAATAAAAAAAGCCCGGGAGACCGGGCTTTTTTTTATTCATAATTCGTTTCAGAATTATTTCTTTTTACCTTTTGCTTCCACTTTTTTAGCAGCAGCTTTTTCTTCTTTGGCAGCAGCAGCAGCTTCTTTTTTAGCCCCAGCCTTTTTAGCCTTACGTTGTTGAATGATACGATCCAAAATGTCGTAGGATTCTTTTTGCAGGTCATTTTCGAAAACGAAGCGGTAGAAACCTTCGATTTCAGGGCTTTGGCGGAACTTTTTTAGCGATGTAGGCAAGCTTTCAGACTGAACGAAATCAATGGAGCTACCGTCTTTTGAGAGCTTTACTTTTTCTGCCATCTTTAAATCCCCTAGTGTTTTTAAGAACTTGTACATTAAATCGAACGATTGAAGCAAGTAGAAAATGCCCGCCGGGACCGCGGTTTATTTTAAATTGGATTAACTAAACCATTGAATTTCTTTGGAAAATACTGGAAATTGGGGCTTCCAAACAGGGGAGGTGTTACCGTGCTCATTTTAGATGGCAAAGAAGTATCAAAGCAAATTCGCGCCTCCCTGGTTCCTCGCATTGAATCATTTAAAGCAAAAAACGGCCGCGCCCCACATCTGGCGGTTGTTATCGTGGGCGAGGATCCTGCCAGTCTGATTTACGTTCGCAATAAAAAGAAATCCTGCGAACTTGTTGGAATGACGTCCACCATTCATGCCTTGCCGTCAGATATCACGCAAAATGAACTGATCGAAATGATTGAGACTCTGAACAACGATGAAGGTGTTGATGGAATTCTTGTACAGTTCCCATTGCCCAAACATCTAAGCGCCCATGAAGTGTTGCAAACGGTGTCGCCGTTGAAGGATGCGGATGGTTTGACGTACAAGTCTCTTGGTTATTTCTTTGCGGGCCGACCGTTGGTCAGTCCTTGCACACCAAAAGGTGTGATGTCCATTCTGGCGTATTATAAAATCAACGTTGAAGGCATGAATGCCGTCGTCGTCGGGCGCAGCAATATCGTGGGTAAACCGATGGCGACTCTTTTGACAGAAGCCAATGCCACAGTGACTTTATGTCATTCAAAAACCAAAAACCTGTCGGAGTTCACACAGCGTGCGGACCTGGTCGTGGTTGCCGCGGGTAAGGCCCATTTGCTGGGTAAAGAAGATTTTAAAAAAGATGCGATTGTCATTGATGTGGGAATGCATGGTTCCGGTCAGGGACAAAAGCTTCGTGGTGACGTAAGATTTGCTGAGCTCCAAGGTTGGGCAAAAGCTGCGAGTCCGGTTCCAGGCGGAGTTGGTCCAATGACAATTACGACGCTTTTGGAAAACACTTGTCTGTTGGCTGAAAACAGAGCAGGTCAATAGAGTTCAATTTCTCGAGGTTCATATGTTCACAGGATTTTTAAAAAACGTATGGTACGTGGCTTTGCCAAGTGCCGAACTTGCCATCAATAAAGCTCAAGCCAGAAAAATCCTGAATGAGCCTGTGGTGTTCTTCCGTAATTCCCAGGGGAAAGTTTCAGCAATGCGTGACATCTGTCCTCATCGCGGAATTCCGTTAAGCTACGGACGTGTTGTGAATGACACTCTTGAGTGTCCATATCATGGCTGGAAATTCAATGGATCTGGAGTTTGTACAGAGATCCCGTCGTTGTGTGAAGGTCAGGATTTGAATCCTGGTAAAATCAAAGTTCGCAGTTATCCGGTTCACGAAGCTCAGGGGTTGATCTGGGTCTTTATGGGCGACAAGGATTTTGATTTAAGCAAGGTTCCCACTCCACCAGTGATGAAGGGTTTCCCAGAGGATAAAAAACCGAATCTGACTTATGTGGTGAACTTCCCATGTCACGTGGATCATGCGGTCATTGGTCTTATGGACCCGGCACATGGTCCTTATGTGCATAAAAGCTGGTTCTGGCGTTCTGAAAAAACCATGCTTGAAAAAAGAAAGCTGTTTGGACCCGTGGATTTTGGTTTTCAGATGATTCGTCATCAACCGTCCTCCAACTCCAAGGCTTATAAATTGTTGGGCGGAGTGCCCACGACCGAAATCACATTCACGCTGCCATGTGTGCGTGTGGAGCATATTCAGGTCGGGGAGCGTAAATTCTATTCTTATACAGCACTGACTCCGGTCGACGAGAAAAACACGCGGGTCACTCAGCTTGCAGTTTGGGATATTCCTTGGCTGACACTATTTAAACCGGCTGTGAATCAGTTCGGAAAAGTGTTCCTGGGCCAGGATATGGAAGCCGTTACCAAGCAGCAGGATGGTCTGAAATACGACCCAAGTCTGATGTTGATCAAGGACGCTGACACTCAGGCCAAGTGGTATTATTCTTTAAAGACCGAATATCACAATGCCCTGGAAGAAAAACGCGACTTTGTAAATCCGGTTAAACAGACAGAACTTCGCTGGAGAAGTTAATGCAGATATTTCTGATGGTTCTTGTTTCGGTTCTGATGTTGTCAGGACCCGCGCAGGCTTTAAGTTTAAAATATGTAGGCGAGACATCGATTGTCACTGGCGCCAAGTTTGAAAACACCACCATTGGTGGATTGTCCGGTATCACATACAAAGACGGCATTCTGAATGCCATCAGTGATGATAAAGGCCGTTGGGGCGAGCCCCGTATTTATCAATTCGAATTTAAAGTTAATAATAAATCAATGACCTTGATTCCTAAGTCAGTGAAAGAAGTGAAAGGGCTTCCCAAAGAAGGCCGTCGTAAAGCTTTCGTGGATTTGGAAGGCCTGGTGCAATTGCCTGATGGTGATTTTTTAATTTCCTCGGAAGGTAACGGAGATCTTAAGCCGCGATCCTTACCACGAATTTTCCGGGCAGGAGCGGAAGGCAAATGGAAATCAGATATTTCAATTCCGGAAAAGTACCTGCCAGAGAGCACCGGTATGCAAAGCAAAGGTGTTCAGAACAATGGTGCCTTTGAAGGGTTGACTGCGACTGCTGATGGCAAGTTTGTTTTTTCCTGCCTTGAAGCGCCTTTAACTCAGGACATCGACATGGAGACCGAAGCCTCCGGCGTTGTCGTACGAATGTTGAAATTTGAGGACCGTGGTGCCCAACGTGGATATTATTCCCCGGTTTCAGAGTTTGCTTATAAAGTCGATGCCTATCGTGACAATCAGATCGGTCGTGAGATTTTCAGAGGTGTTTCTGAGGTTCTGGCCCTGTCTGAGTCCAAGGTGATTGTGCTTGAACGTGGCGCACGTCTTTATGGCAAAGGCTGGAAATCAACGGTTTCTTTGTATTTGGCGGATTTGTCAAAGGCGACCAATACTTTGCCGATGGTGAAACTTTCTGATCATAAGTACACACCCGTTGAAAAAGTGAAGCTGCTTGATCTTGAAACAGACTTGATAAAAGAGCGCGGAAAGAAAGACGTTCAAAACTTTGAAGGTTTGGCCATCGGGCCCAAATTGCCGGATGGTCGTCGTACGCTTCTGGTTATGTCAGATAATAATTTTTCCAAGAACGAAGTTACTGAACTTCTGGTCTTTGCAATTGAAGGTGAATAACAATGGTTACGGTTTGGAGACTCCGCACTGGAGCTGATAAACGCATTCGCAGTGGGCATCCCTGGGTTTTTTCCAATGAGCTGTCAGTCAGTCCGAAAGGTTTGCCGCCGGGTTCACCCGTGGAGCTTCAGGACGCCAAGGGGCAGTTCCTGGCAAGGGGTTACGGCAATCCGCATTCTTTAATCGCTTTCCGTGCGTTGACTTTCAATAGTCAGGACAAGGAACCAACGGGATTTGATTTTCTTCACAGCAAAATTCTAAATTCGTGGAGAGTGCGCAAGGCTGCGGGTTTTCGAGGAAGTTTCCGTCTGGCGTTCGGTGAATCTGACTACATTCCGGGGATCGTGCTGGATTACTATGTGATCGACCAGGGGGGGAAGCAGGCTCAGGTGTTTGTGGCCCAACTTGTGACAGCAGGAATGGATCTGGCATTGCAGAATACTGAAGCCTTCTTTAAAGGTTTGGCAGAGAAAGCCAAAGAACAGGGTTTGTCCTCGTTTGACTGGAATCAAACAGCTGTGATCATTCGCAATGATGTCAGTGTTCGCAAACTGGAAGGTCTGACCAACAATGAAGCGAAAGTTGTGAAGGATCTGCCTGATTTCAATTTAGATCACGTGGAAATTCTTTTGAATGCCGCGGGAGACGCTGGTGTTATCAAGATGAGTTGTGATCTGCGTGAAGGCCAAAAGACAGGGTTCTTTCTGGATCAGACTCATAACATTTATCTGGCAATCGGTCTTTTTAAAAACTGGGCAAAGCAACAACAGACCAAAACTATTCGTGTGTTGGATTTGTGCTGTTATGTGGGCCATTGGTCGACGCAAATCACCCGCGCTTTGAAGGCGGAGGGTTTTGATGTTGAAGTTTCCCTGGTGGATGTCTCTAAGACGGCTTTGGCTTTCGCCAAAGAGAATGCCGAGCGGGAAGGTGCCAAGGTTACCGTTCACGAAATGGATGTATTGGAAGGTTTGGCAAATTTGCCTACGGGCCAATATGACATTGTGATTTCGGATCCACCGGCGTTCATCAAAGCCAAAAAAGATATTCCAACCGGAAAAGCGGCCTATATTAAAATGAATACTCACGCTTTCCGTTTGGCAAAAAAGAATGGATTTGTGGCTTCATGCTCCTGTTCTGGTTTACTGGAAGAGGATGAATTCCGTGATGCGATCAGAAAAGCATCACTTAGGAACTACAGCGAAGTTCGCAGCGTTTTGCGCGGCGGGCATGCAGCGGATCATCCTACTTTGATGCAATTCCCAGAGGGTTTTTATCTGAAAATGTACGTGCATTATATCGTCTAAACAAATGAGCTGGACCAAGGGCTAATTGAAGGCCCTTGGTAAGTGTCACGAAGCTCTATTTTGCCCTAATTTTCTAAGGCTTGGCTGGCTTATACCCGATAAATACAGGGATGAAACAGCTGTTCAAAAAAACCAAGATCATCGTAATTTTACTATTCATGTCTCAAATTGCATTGGGACAGGATGTGACGCCTTTGGCGGCGACGACGATCTTGCCAACCACGGCAGCCTCACCAGTCGTGACAGCGCCGGTGACTACGACCACGACAACGACGACCGTTGGTCCGACGATGATGGATCTGTATCTGCAGCAAGTGGCAGCACAGCAAACGGCAGCGGCGGAGCAGGCAACGGCAGAGGCGACAGCGCAAGCACGCTCCCAGCAATTGGCTGCGGGAATTCAACTGGCGATGAAAGCCTGTCCGTTTTTTCAGGCCTCGGAAGCGACAAAGATAAAAGTTGAAGGACAGAAGATTCAAGAGGCGATCGGCCGTGACTCTGACAAGGGTGGGAATCAGGATCCGACAGTGAGTGAACAGGATCAGAAGCAAAACCGCGAAAGCAAAAGTGCCTCTTCAGTTGTTAAATCCTGTGATTCGTTTATCAAAGATGATGGAGAGTACGGTTCATTGGGGAATAAGGTTCTGGCGGGAGTGCGGGAAAATGCGGATGCATTTTCCGAGAAAGTTCCCAAGGATATGAAAAGCCTTTGTCCCAAGTATGCATCCATGGATAACGAACAAAGAAATAAATTCTGGGTGTGGGCGATGATGTCCATGGCCTCCACCGAGTCATCTTGTGATTCCGAACAGGTGAATGAAAATGCCCCGCACGGTGCTGCCGTCGGGTTGTTTCAGTTGTCTGGTGATGTCTGCGGTAAGGAAGTGGATTTAAAAAACGCGATATCCAATGCGGATTGTGCCGTGAAAAGACTGGCTAAGGAGCTAAAATCCCGTCCTAATTTCATTTCAAGTTCAGCAGTCAGTGAAGATGGTACTTATTGGGCCGCAATTTGTGTTCCCAAAAAAGGATCCAAGGATTGCGGCGAGAATGGCAATTCAGGTAAGAAAACCATTTCCATGATTCGTCAGTTTAGCGGCTGTGGATATAAAGCGAAACCCACAGCCAGCAAGACCGCCAAGAAATAACTATTTCAAGGATTGATTGATTGCATCCATCAAAGTCTTTTTACGAATCGGCTTCGTCAGGAAGCTTGTCTTCGGAATCGTCTGCGCCCTTTTCATGGTTTCTTCCAGAGCATCTGCTGTAACCAATAGAATTGGTCGCTGTGGCAATCCCTGTGAAGCTTCGTGGGCGCGCATTCTTTCGGCAGCTTCAAAGCCATCCATCAATGGCATTCTCACATCCAGAACCACGATTTGCGACGGGTTGGCTATATAGGCATCCAAAGCCTCTTTGCCATTTTGGGTGTATTTGATATTCCAGGGCTTGCCGTCAAAGTAGGCCATGTAAAGCTCCTGATTTCCCATGTCGTCATCAGCTACCAGAATGTTCAAAGAGTCAGGTATCGGTTTGACCGCTGGCTCCATCTTCGACTTTTGCAACTCGCGATTCTCGGTGCGCCGTGCGTGTCTGCCGTAAAATCCTGTGATTAACAAAACATCTGTCAGGGCAAGTGGAGACACATCCAAAACAGGGGCCAACAGCCGTGGATTGTTTTGAACTATTTCATCCTTATTGCCCAGCAGAAGCACGTTTCCGATTTTATGAAGTTCGGTGATGTATTCGTCCGTGATCGAAACTGTGGATGTGTCCACCATGATCCAGTTGTTCTGCTGGGAAATTTTTGGATTTTCGTGCGGCTTTTCATCCTTTGAAATTCTGGAGAAGA from Bdellovibrio sp. GT3 includes:
- a CDS encoding class I SAM-dependent rRNA methyltransferase translates to MVTVWRLRTGADKRIRSGHPWVFSNELSVSPKGLPPGSPVELQDAKGQFLARGYGNPHSLIAFRALTFNSQDKEPTGFDFLHSKILNSWRVRKAAGFRGSFRLAFGESDYIPGIVLDYYVIDQGGKQAQVFVAQLVTAGMDLALQNTEAFFKGLAEKAKEQGLSSFDWNQTAVIIRNDVSVRKLEGLTNNEAKVVKDLPDFNLDHVEILLNAAGDAGVIKMSCDLREGQKTGFFLDQTHNIYLAIGLFKNWAKQQQTKTIRVLDLCCYVGHWSTQITRALKAEGFDVEVSLVDVSKTALAFAKENAEREGAKVTVHEMDVLEGLANLPTGQYDIVISDPPAFIKAKKDIPTGKAAYIKMNTHAFRLAKKNGFVASCSCSGLLEEDEFRDAIRKASLRNYSEVRSVLRGGHAADHPTLMQFPEGFYLKMYVHYIV
- a CDS encoding serine protease, with the translated sequence MRAFRGLLLSVVFVFSQSAFSHDIVGGVEAAPGEFPWIVSLLDKDGKAYCGGSLIAKKWVLTAAHCMKYAPAKILVGLYQMSQMEGAEIHTAARIINHPKKGYFSNDYDFSLIELAAESAIAPVELNTQEIQIPTEPTAPAVMTTVAGWGTLTSNGAVPDILNKVDVPLVPQESCNKVYSPFGFEVTDRMLCAGLEAGGKDSCQGDSGGPMILKTTEKTLLAGIVSWGMGCAEPNYPGVYAKVNAVTDWINQTMAGEVPAPIP
- a CDS encoding serine protease, whose translation is MKVLNYLLITGLVFTGAVSTAAQKVGAKIVGGVEASVGEFPYMVSLQGNYGGHFCGGSLIKPNWVLTAAHCVKGGTVKAVKIGLHSQKDTAGVESFAPVKIVANAGYPGGGTDYDYALIQLDGNSTFTPIELNTTEIVIPEDGTEIMSTTAGWGATKEGAYGLPDKLQKVDVPLVSQAACSKSYSGKITDRMICAGYTQGGKDSCQGDSGGPLVAKADDGQTYLIGVVSWGKGCARAGYPGVYAKVNAAIDWINQTIAE
- a CDS encoding bifunctional 5,10-methylenetetrahydrofolate dehydrogenase/5,10-methenyltetrahydrofolate cyclohydrolase, whose protein sequence is MLILDGKEVSKQIRASLVPRIESFKAKNGRAPHLAVVIVGEDPASLIYVRNKKKSCELVGMTSTIHALPSDITQNELIEMIETLNNDEGVDGILVQFPLPKHLSAHEVLQTVSPLKDADGLTYKSLGYFFAGRPLVSPCTPKGVMSILAYYKINVEGMNAVVVGRSNIVGKPMATLLTEANATVTLCHSKTKNLSEFTQRADLVVVAAGKAHLLGKEDFKKDAIVIDVGMHGSGQGQKLRGDVRFAELQGWAKAASPVPGGVGPMTITTLLENTCLLAENRAGQ
- a CDS encoding NAD(P)/FAD-dependent oxidoreductase — its product is MQNKEFDILVVGAGIIGTSVGAELARRGAKVCVIDKGSVGRGCSYGNAGWMTPCFSMPLPMPGMFLKSMKWLANPNSPLHIKPSLSLDLAAWLFHFMKAMNEKQARRAVEGLVVLSQKSLEEYAKLGQKYPKTRFEQKGLLMVSRTKEGVAAAVEELEYVRGVGVTGKQMTGEEIMNFEPAFRPPMLGGVYFDQEAMAEPFQVVQAMAEEIRANGGEIIENCELMDLEIQGGKVTKALTSKGEFKFKEIVVATGSWSKDLAKLLQLRIPILGGKGYALIVPKLEKQPKYPIMFVEKKIAITPRENTLRIAGTLELVDQDFSITERRVNNIKKGASELLYLPEQLEVQELWAGLRPCTPDGVPLIGYHNKISNLMLAVGHQMLGLQSGAGTGLMVADLIDKKKTFVDVETFAPNRF
- a CDS encoding aromatic ring-hydroxylating dioxygenase subunit alpha, whose product is MFTGFLKNVWYVALPSAELAINKAQARKILNEPVVFFRNSQGKVSAMRDICPHRGIPLSYGRVVNDTLECPYHGWKFNGSGVCTEIPSLCEGQDLNPGKIKVRSYPVHEAQGLIWVFMGDKDFDLSKVPTPPVMKGFPEDKKPNLTYVVNFPCHVDHAVIGLMDPAHGPYVHKSWFWRSEKTMLEKRKLFGPVDFGFQMIRHQPSSNSKAYKLLGGVPTTEITFTLPCVRVEHIQVGERKFYSYTALTPVDEKNTRVTQLAVWDIPWLTLFKPAVNQFGKVFLGQDMEAVTKQQDGLKYDPSLMLIKDADTQAKWYYSLKTEYHNALEEKRDFVNPVKQTELRWRS
- a CDS encoding esterase-like activity of phytase family protein, which encodes MQIFLMVLVSVLMLSGPAQALSLKYVGETSIVTGAKFENTTIGGLSGITYKDGILNAISDDKGRWGEPRIYQFEFKVNNKSMTLIPKSVKEVKGLPKEGRRKAFVDLEGLVQLPDGDFLISSEGNGDLKPRSLPRIFRAGAEGKWKSDISIPEKYLPESTGMQSKGVQNNGAFEGLTATADGKFVFSCLEAPLTQDIDMETEASGVVVRMLKFEDRGAQRGYYSPVSEFAYKVDAYRDNQIGREIFRGVSEVLALSESKVIVLERGARLYGKGWKSTVSLYLADLSKATNTLPMVKLSDHKYTPVEKVKLLDLETDLIKERGKKDVQNFEGLAIGPKLPDGRRTLLVMSDNNFSKNEVTELLVFAIEGE